A single genomic interval of Cervus elaphus chromosome 19, mCerEla1.1, whole genome shotgun sequence harbors:
- the CD200R1 gene encoding cell surface glycoprotein CD200 receptor 1 isoform X2: MDRKQSTVTLPTEANTSLLVLVGTKSVLYCPPVLRTNVLMATWEIVLRHKPPCFRAFRRDMNRTTTENCTDERITWASRPDENLALLIYPVAITHDGNYTCHIVTLDGNFQHGYHFQVLVPPEVTLIQTENGTAVCKAAAGKPAAQISWTPEGDCVTEQELYWGDGTVTVQSACRWGGHHVPAVFCSVSHLTGNKSLSIQLERDTNILSLSSILYIILPIFIILVIVGSIWLLKSSCYRKCKFKKTEHAPVVEEDEMEPYASYTEKNNPLYDITNRVKTSQVLQSEADGMNLRTIYVPGV, from the exons ATGGACAGAAAGCAGAGCACTGTAACACTTCCTACAGAAG CTAACACTTCACTATTGGTACTAGTGGGTACAAAGTCTGTGCTCTATTGCCCTCCTGTGCTGCGGACAAATGTGCTGATGGCAACATGGGAAATAGTCCTCAGACACAAGCCACCCTGCTTCAGAGCCTTTAGGCGTGATATGAATCGGACCACAACAGAAAACTGTACAGATGAGAGAATAACCTGGGCCTCCAGACCTGATGAGAATCTTGCTCTTCTGATTTATCCAGTGGCCATCACTCATGATGGGAATTACACGTGTCATATAGTAACACTTGATGGGAATTTCCAACATGGATATCACTTCCAAGTGTTAG TGCCCCCTGAGGTGACCCTGATTCAAACTGAGAATGGAACTGCAGTGTGCAAAGCAGCTGCAGGGAAACCAGCTGCACAGATCTCCTGGACCCCAGAGGGTGACTGTGTCACTGAGCAAGAGCTTTACTGGGGTGATGGCACAGTGACTGTCCAGAGTGCATGCCGCTGGGGGGGCCACCATGTGCCTGCTGTGTTCTGCTCTGTCTCCCACTTGACTGGCAACAAGAGTCTGTCCATACAGCTGGAAAGAG ATACCAATATATTATCACTTTCaagtattttatatatcattCTCCCTATTTTTATTATCTTGGTCATCGTGGGATCCATTTGGCTTTTGAAAAGCAGTTGCTACAG aaaatgtaaatttaaaaaaacagaacatgcTCCAGTTGTTGAAGAG GATGAAATGGAACCCTATGCCAGCTACACAGAGAAGAACAATCCACTTTATGATATTACAAACAGGGTGAAGACGTCTCAGGTATTACAAAGTGAAGCTGATGGGATGAATCTCCGTACTATATATGTTCCTGGAGTGTAA